A single window of Halotalea alkalilenta DNA harbors:
- a CDS encoding lysophospholipid acyltransferase family protein, with protein sequence MPLKEKLNAGAIRALWKRFSRWTPARLWRLAKIVAPLYALFATRERRVTRQNLRQAYPHLDESVRREMAATSILHSVALAFEVGFVWRGDPQSVADAVKRVEGFELFEEAQRAGRGVIVLAPHIGNWEMVNFWLSSRMTFTAMYDPPRIAALDGVIRHGRERMGATLVPTNARGVASLLKALNRAEAIGILPDQVPDWGSGKFADFFGHPAYTATLLPKLVARTNARVVVGTALRRCNQGGFTLHFIEADPRVYDADEAVAALGVNKSVERAIALAPTQYQWEYKRYKRTPGQLEEEPGWKQRRFYRMKKR encoded by the coding sequence ATGCCTTTGAAAGAAAAACTCAATGCGGGAGCGATTCGCGCGCTGTGGAAACGCTTTTCCCGCTGGACGCCCGCCCGTCTATGGCGTTTGGCGAAAATCGTCGCGCCGCTGTATGCCCTGTTCGCCACCCGTGAACGACGAGTGACCCGCCAGAACCTGCGCCAGGCCTACCCCCACCTCGACGAGTCGGTACGACGGGAGATGGCCGCAACCAGCATTCTCCACAGCGTGGCACTGGCCTTCGAAGTCGGATTCGTCTGGCGCGGCGATCCGCAGAGCGTCGCCGATGCGGTCAAGCGGGTCGAGGGTTTCGAGCTGTTCGAGGAAGCACAGCGCGCGGGACGCGGAGTGATCGTACTCGCGCCCCACATCGGCAACTGGGAAATGGTCAACTTCTGGCTGTCGAGCAGGATGACCTTCACCGCGATGTACGACCCACCCCGCATTGCCGCCCTCGACGGCGTGATCCGCCATGGCCGCGAGCGGATGGGCGCGACATTGGTGCCGACCAACGCGCGCGGCGTCGCCAGTCTGCTCAAGGCGCTGAACCGTGCCGAGGCGATCGGTATCCTGCCCGACCAGGTACCCGATTGGGGCAGTGGAAAGTTCGCCGACTTCTTCGGCCACCCCGCCTATACCGCGACTTTGCTACCCAAGCTGGTTGCGCGCACCAATGCGCGCGTGGTGGTCGGCACGGCGCTGCGGCGCTGCAACCAGGGCGGCTTCACCCTGCACTTCATCGAGGCCGATCCTCGGGTCTACGATGCCGACGAAGCCGTCGCAGCCCTCGGAGTCAACAAAAGCGTAGAGCGCGCCATCGCATTGGCCCCTACCCAGTACCAGTGGGAATACAAGCGCTACAAGCGCACCCCAGGGCAGCTCGAAGAGGAACCGGGCTGGAAACAGCGCCGTTTCTATCGAATGAAAAAACGCTGA
- a CDS encoding LysR substrate-binding domain-containing protein — translation MNLKLNQLRAFAAVASLGSIRGAARELGISQPSLTRAVRELEESLGEALVVRHHSGASLTPAGQALAEHARLILSQLERAQESVRQCSGSRRGRVGIGLSATVARLLLPEVIARFRADYPSIALSINEGQLSVMGPLLRGGEIDFAINTVFKASLDQDLTAQWLFDRRFRLVVRKGHPLAGSDRLDDFARCDWVVPHSRSGYYRELEELLTSRGILRETNRITSDSFNTGLNVIAQSDIVGVFAEGMALAHGLAGVVEVALDEALPIARFYAVRLRDAPITPAAAALLRLFERTCLGRNLEWRR, via the coding sequence TTGAATCTGAAGTTGAACCAGCTGCGCGCCTTCGCCGCCGTCGCGAGCCTAGGCAGCATTCGCGGCGCGGCACGTGAACTCGGCATCTCGCAGCCGAGTCTGACTCGCGCGGTGCGCGAGTTGGAAGAGAGCCTTGGCGAGGCGCTGGTGGTGCGCCATCACAGCGGCGCGAGCCTGACGCCGGCCGGCCAGGCACTGGCCGAGCACGCGCGGTTGATCCTCTCCCAGCTGGAACGTGCGCAGGAGAGCGTGCGCCAGTGTTCGGGCTCTCGGCGAGGCAGGGTGGGGATCGGGCTGTCGGCCACCGTGGCTCGGCTGCTACTGCCTGAAGTGATCGCGCGCTTTCGCGCCGACTATCCCAGCATCGCGCTTTCGATCAACGAAGGGCAGCTGTCGGTGATGGGGCCGCTTTTGCGCGGCGGCGAGATCGATTTCGCGATCAATACGGTATTCAAGGCGTCGCTCGATCAGGATCTTACCGCCCAGTGGCTGTTCGATCGCCGATTCCGGCTGGTCGTGCGCAAGGGGCATCCGCTGGCGGGGTCCGACCGGCTCGACGACTTCGCCCGCTGCGACTGGGTGGTGCCGCACAGTCGCAGCGGTTACTACCGGGAGTTGGAAGAGCTTTTGACCTCGCGCGGGATCCTGCGTGAAACCAACCGAATCACCTCCGACTCGTTCAATACCGGTCTCAACGTGATCGCCCAGAGCGATATCGTGGGGGTATTCGCAGAAGGCATGGCGCTGGCCCACGGGCTCGCTGGTGTAGTCGAGGTAGCGCTCGACGAAGCGCTACCGATCGCCCGTTTCTATGCGGTAAGGCTGCGCGATGCGCCAATCACGCCGGCGGCGGCGGCGTTGCTCAGGCTGTTCGAGCGCACCTGCCTGGGCCGAAACCTGGAGTGGCGCCGCTGA